GTCAAAGTGCACACTGCAGAGCACACCACTCTCaactccaccgccacccttCTTCAGGACGCAATGGGCGCAACACCCGCAGCGTTCTTGAGTGCTTCGGCGTTGCGGCGGTTGCGGGCAGAGACCTCTCTCAGGCGCCGCTCGCGCGCCAGCCACTCCAGCCCCGCCTCCACCATCTCCGCCACGGTGTAGACGCCGCCCACTACGGCGCACAAATTCACCACAAAATGGCTCATGGTGTCGTACTGCACGGCACAATCCATCGAAAAGGGCGATAGCTTGTAGGAGAAGTACAGTCCAGGTGCCCTGCCGTGGCCGTTGTACCGCAGCATCGAGTGGAAGGCGGTGTACTGGTAGCCAATGCGGCTGTCCTTGCCAGCGAGGTCCACCGTGGTTGGGATGAGCTGCAGGAAGAACTGAAAAAAATACGGCTCCTGCAGGGTGTGGGCGCCCTTGAAGCCAGACATCGGCTCCAGCGTTTGACGGCGGACCTGCGAAACGCCCCAGTCGTCGTACGCGTTGCCACCCGAGAAGTGGTGGATCTGAAAGTCGGGCCGGTACTTTCTGCTGTCCTCCACCCTGTAGTCGTTGAGGATGATGTTGAAGGAAGAGGGCCTGGCGGCGATGGGGGCAGTACCCGTGACGAGGCAGCCGTGCTCCGTCCCGGAAAGCACTTCGCCGGAAACGTAAGTCGCGGACGAATTCGAGGCGTAGGAGCCATACGGAATGTGATAGAGCGATATGTGCGTGTCTCGCTCTGTCGGCTTGTCGTGCGCAAACATAGAGACCGTCTCTGTGGCGATGCGGTGGCACGGCATGTAGGGCAGGCTGATGGAGAAGTGCAGCCTGTCCACCTTCCGCTGCATGCCGGGATCGAGAGTATTCTTGAAGGCGGACGGGGTGATGTGGCAGTTTCGGTGCCCGCTGATGTAGCCGTAGCACTCACCTATGAGGAGAATCACCAAGACTGTCGTCGTTACGATGCTGACGGCGGCCCCGTACGGGGTGGCAGGCGTCAGGAGGTTCTCGCTGTCCTGCACCACACGAAAGAGGTCGCATTTGTGGAGAAGACGCATCATTCGTGTaaggcgggggcgggggctgTAGAAGGGGTGGCgtgcgaggaggaagggacgGGCTGCTGAGTGATGCTGCCAGGCAAACACGGCGGTGCCAGCCAGCCGTTGAtgcctgcggcagcagctcagttggagagtgggagggaggagagatggCCGAGGGTGCCGGTCGTCACCAGATGAGGGCATCAAAGAAGACGTCTGCGCTGCAACAGAAAAGATAAGGGGCGCCATGAGTGCGTGACCGGGATGACAGGGAGAGACATGCCACTGTCCCACTTCTTTTTCATGGCAACGCAGTTTAGCACGCCTCTCTACGATACTCTGTtcgcccacctccacccTGCCACCTTCGCCCGGTCCGATCCGCACGATTCACCGCACAACGACCGAGACCGAGGGGCCGACGCATTcctgcaggaggcggagagccCCCATGAAAGAAGGCAAGCAACGTCAAAGGGCTACCGTGACGTGAAGGGCTGGCTAGGACGGCTGCAGAGTCCCTCCTCCTATGTACTCCAACACATCATGGCCTTGCGCTGTGGTCATGCACGGGCAGACGGAAGGGCATCCGATGCTTGTCGCCGCCCCCCCTACCCCACCCTCTTTATCCTTCGCACGGGGCAGCATATTTCCCACGCTTCTCCAAACTTTTCAATGAACATCGAAACGGGAAATAAAAGCGAAGGAAGAAAAGGCGACGACTGCCCTAGGAGGATATGCGCaacgacgcacgcacacacacacacacatgcacaaaCATCTCTATGCACAAAGGTCTCAAAACAAACAGCGGGAACCGCAGCGCCCACTCTTCTCCCGCTACTCTCTTACGAGAAGAgtcacacacagacgcgggCGCGTTTTGACGCGCACCACTTGCTCGCTGCACTCCTTCTGCCCTTACTCTGACAGAACGTGCAGAGGAGCCTCGTCCCCGACCGATGCTGTCGAGACGCCGGATGACAGCTGCTCTTGCAGGATActcggcgaggaggggtACACGAGGGCCGGCAGAATCGCCGGTCGCTTCTGGACTTCACCGTCCCTCGGTGAGCACCCGTAAAACTGCTCATCTTTTTCCGCCTTGTCCAGCACCTGTCGCAGCTTTTCGTTCTCgctccgcagcgccgcaatGGTGGTGTCTTTCTCCatgagcacctcctccagctgctgacCAAGGTCTAGCCTCAGCTGTGCAATGATTTGGAGCGTGAGacgctgctccagcgccgccacatccacggaggtgagggaggaggggtggcggGTGACGCCTTTCACATGTGGCAAAACCATCTCCACGAGTGCCCTCGATTTCGAATCTATGTCACTCACATTAGCTAGGAGGAGGTCGGAGGACTCGCAGATAGAGGGCGcggcacgcggcggcggcaagtgTTCTTTCAGCGTTCGTTGCCTCGTCCGACGCAGTGACAGCGACTCCATAATGTAGGGCACTAAGGAACACATTTTCTGCTGCTTCGCAGAGGTAGAGGACCCCATCGAGTTACGCCCGACCTTGTGCGGGCGTGCCCTCTGTGCTATTCGCATGCGCGGCCTTGGCGACTCGGTCGCCGTGTCGCTGGTGAAGCTCTCATTGGTATCAAGGATGCCGATTTCGCTCTGCGGTTCGTGTGCCTTCTTGTAGGCGTACCGTCGCCttcgcgcgcggcgcggccTCGGCGGGGACGCTGCCTCATCTGGGGGCTTGGTGTTGAAGCTGCACTCCGCCACAGCTGAGGTTGAGGTGGGCTCGttcgtggcggcagcggcagctgctcttGAGCGACTGCGAGCGACCGGCAGGTAGAGCCGTGGCGCGTTGCGCGCTTTGCTCGGCCCCAAAGAGGGGATGCTCAGCCCTTTGACGCGGAAGGCATACCGCAGCGTGTTGTTGGTGTGCTCGTGGTTCACGGAACTTGGCGACACCGCTGCGATCATGACCGTCTTGCTGTTGCCGGTGAAGCTGGCGCGGAGCACCTCCGTGAGCCGGGAGCCACGAAACGGAACGTGTTTCTTCTTCTCATCCAAGGCACGAATGCACTCCTTGAGCGCCAGTAGGGACTTGTTGATCTCTGCACCCTCGAGTCGCGTCAGGCGGTCATGTGCGGCCGTGTCGGCGGCCCGCTCGCTTCCGGCCAGGTCGACAAAGTTGACAGTGCCGGTGAAGTCGGGGTTCTTGCTGTCTGTGATGCGGAGGGACAGCACCGCGTGGGAGCGGCTGGAGTGCTCGTTCGCGGTtgttgtgccgctgcggcgctgctccatGCCGGACTGCACGAGCCGCCACAGCTCCTCGACCGTTGCGACAGTGCACCAAGTGACGCCACAGATGTTCACGCGGCGGTGGGCATCCTCGCGGAGGACAATGGGGTGCCGGTGGTTGAGCAGGTCGTAAAGCGAGTTGCAGTAGATTTCGAAGAAGgagacgcagagctgctgcccTGGCCGTAGCCGTTCAAAGAGGTCCCCCGCAGCCTGCAGGTACAagcccttctccgcctccgttCCTATCATGGTGTACGTCTTGCCGCTCCCTGTCTGCCCGTACGCGAAGCAGGAGGCACTGCCACCGGAAAGGCTGACAGTGAGAAGATCCCTTACGGAGTGGACGTAGACGTCCTCGTTCGAGGCCTCTGCCCCGAAGGCGCTGTCAAAGACGTAgtcgctgctctcctcgtAGCTGGTCAGGTCTACACGCTGCTTCGTGACGGCgaggcgcacgtgtgccCTGTCCACCTGCACACAGTCCACACCGGGCTCACCAGGTGCTAAAGGGCGCTTGCGCACAACCACCGTGATGCGGCCGTCTCTGCCTTTGCAGCGACTATTTACTACTGATGATACCCCCACCGCGGACGCCGCACTCGGGGATCGTGCCCTCGTCTCGGTAGTGACCCGGTCTGCTTGCTTGAGAGGCAAGGGGCTGGCAGAGGGAGCGCTGACCGGGATATTCGCTGTCGTTCTCGGGGCCGGCGAGGGCTGCTCAGGCGGTGACGAGGCGaggtcctcctcccccgcgATGCGCGGTGCTGCGAGGAGCAGCACGCTCTCCTGAAGAGACGTTTGCCTTTccgacggtggcgccgggtTGGAGGGGTTCGAGGGGGATCTGCGGCCTGTGGCTCCACCAGGCGCTCTGGCGCACGACACACTTTGGCGGAGCTGTGCGGTTGAAGCTTGCTGGGGCGGGCTCGCGGACCTCCTGTAGGGGCGAGATATCGGTGGCAACACTGACAGCCTCGTGAGCTCTCTGTTGGTGCTGTTGTACAGCGCGGTAGATGGTGTGACGGGATGGCGACGCTCATGACGCAGAACGACGCGCGAGACTCCAGGGGCCGACGCTTGGCGCGGCTCGTTGCGACGGTGGAGGGTGACTGCTGCAAGAGGTGTGCCGGCTaccacgccaccaccaccacccatgCCAGAAAactggagagagagagagtcgagTTCGCGGTTGAGGGTCGAAACGGACGGGATTGCAGAGCTGTTGAGAAAAtgccggcgcgccgccgtcgagtcTTTACGCGAACGGGTCCCGGCAGCATCGACGCTAGTGCCGAGGGGAAACGGCACCTGAGCGAGGATGTGCGGTGCCCCTTTGTCATTCAGCGCCGCGAGACGTGGCAAGGGAGGCGACGTGGAATGGGTGCGATGCTCCACGCCGTGAAAAAagcgacgcagctgctgggccCCTGCCTCAACTTTGGATGCCCATGaacccccctctctgtcggCGTCCTTCGGCGTCTGCATCTGTGGATCACTGCGCCTGCTGTGTATCTAAATAACAAGAAGCATCAAGTGGCCGGCTCGCAGACCGACAGAGCTCCGAGACGGCGCGAAGTGTTGACGAAAGCTGGGGGGAGGCGGGAAGAAGATGGGCAAAGAAcccagggagagagaggaggagagaggataCCGTCTTCGGCTGAGTCACCTGCATCATACGCACCGAGTGGAAAAAACGCGTTGTCGGCTCAAGGGGGCGAGTCCCCTCCTGCCCTACCCTTTCAGCTTCCAGACACCGAGAAGAACGCTTTTCCGTACCGGGGCGAGGAGTGGTGCAGCGGGGTGCAACAGTCCACGCAACACCCCATCAATGGGAGCACGGTTCTCACTCGCGGAGTACCGCTCGAGAAGCcctgcaaaaaaaaaacgaagcgaTAAACGAAAGTGTGCATAGAAAAGCAATGATAcagacggcgccgctcgccTTCCCCGggcccttcctccctctgtTCGCTCCCCCTCCGGAGAGCGGAAGAGGGGCACCGCCAGCGTGCCCGTAGAGGCGCCAAGGcgaaggggcgggggggggagacggcAGCACAGGCGCAGAGAGACACATGAACACTGAATGAGACGAAACACCACGTCAACAAAGCACATCCTCTTGCGCGGCCGCTCGCGTGCCACCTGCGACCGGTTTTCTCCTTCCTTATCCCGTCACCAATTGCAGAGGCGCCGCAACTCATCAATGGTGGTGTTTATGGCGTCACACATCATGCCGCCGAGGCTGCAGGGGATAAACTGCATGGAAGCGGTGCGCAGATACCAGGTGGAGAAAAGGGTCTGCATCGTCTGCACCGAGAGCATGCGCCGCGCCATGACCCTTGCGGTGACGTTCAGGTTGAACTTGGAGAGGATAACTGGAGGACCAGAGAAGACGATGCTGCGCACGTTATCCTGGGCCCGCAGGCCAatcaccgccgccctgcTGCCAACGGGACCGTGCCCGACGACGAGAACATTTTCGCGATCGCCGCGAAGCTTCGTCagcaacgcgcacacagccgATGTCGTTTTGTCGATGGACGCCTCCCACTGCGACGGCACTATCCCGTGCACAAATGCCAGGTAAGGCAACACCCGATCAATGTACGACACGGGCATGAGGAACGAGAAGAAGGATAAGGCGTACGTGTCGATCCACATGGTCATGGACTCTATCAGAAGTATGAGGTCGCTGCCGGGACGCGTTGTCACAATGGTGGTGTTGACAGTGGCCGTCTCTTCACGGAACACGTCAAAGCCCATGGCCCTGAAGTCGACCGTCTCTAAAATGGGCACGCGCTTGAAAGATGGGAACCAGTGAGCGAGATCGGCGTTCTGCCCCGCCACATCTTTGTTGAGCCCCAGCTTTGCAAAGAGCGCTATGCCGATCACGTCGACTGTCGGGCTGAACTGCGTTAGGCACAGGGGCGGCATTGCATACAAGGTGCTCTCATGTGCACTTACGGAGCTCCACCCGCTCATGCTACTCGCGCACGTCTGGGACGCCGCCAGATTTGCGAGCATCACCTGccctgcggcggcggacgtgCGGAAGCGATTTGCGTAGTTGGGCAAGAGAACGTCGCTGACGGATCCCTCGTAAACGTCGTTGGCGCCAGCGCGACCCATAATACAGCaggcgagcagcaccagtgTGAAGCACGCGGCTATGGTGAAGACGCCGTATTTATTCGATGCCTCGTTGGTGCGCACGAtacacagcagcaggtgcaccgccagcgccagcacaaAGAGGCCAAAGCGGTAGTTCGAAGCCATCAGGACCACCACACAGCTGAGTAGGTggagcagtagcagcagccaGGAGATGCGGAAGAGCCACCGGCGCACCGCACCCTTCCACCGCCCGTACACGCTCACTAGCCCGGTGATGACGAAGAATAGCATGACGAAGAGAGAGGCCAGCAGCGAGCTTCCCCAGTGGCCAGTCCAGCCGTTCTGCGACATGGTGAAGAGGGTGCTCATCCAGAAGACGGACGCGTAGAAGACGCCGCAGATGGTGATGTCGGACGAGGAACTCACGTTGCGGGCAATCGTAAAGATggtgcagagcagcagcagcaccgactgcgccacgatggcggcgcacaaaaagaagaagccgccgccggtgacgAAAGCGACGCCCATGGCCAccgacagcaccgccaccattGTGAGCAGCATCACCTCCGCCGGCGGGAAGCGCTGCTCCATTTGCTCGTCATCCATCTCTACCTCCATGAAGAGGTACAGCGTCGTTTCGGCGTGGTTCTGCCGGCTGCCGTGCGCGTACGAGCGCGTGCTCAGCCTCCGCAGGCCAAAGGCAAATAAGACATGGTAGAGGAAGATGACGCACACGGCGACAATCCAGCCGTATGCCAGGCTGTACTGCA
This genomic stretch from Leishmania mexicana MHOM/GT/2001/U1103 complete genome, chromosome 30 harbors:
- a CDS encoding mitotic centromere-associated kinesin (MCAK),putative; its protein translation is MGGGGGVVAGTPLAAVTLHRRNEPRQASAPGVSRVVLRHERRHPVTPSTALYNSTNRELTRLSVLPPISRPYRRSASPPQQASTAQLRQSVSCARAPGGATGRRSPSNPSNPAPPSERQTSLQESVLLLAAPRIAGEEDLASSPPEQPSPAPRTTANIPVSAPSASPLPLKQADRVTTETRARSPSAASAVGVSSVVNSRCKGRDGRITVVVRKRPLAPGEPGVDCVQVDRAHVRLAVTKQRVDLTSYEESSDYVFDSAFGAEASNEDVYVHSVRDLLTVSLSGGSASCFAYGQTGSGKTYTMIGTEAEKGLYLQAAGDLFERLRPGQQLCVSFFEIYCNSLYDLLNHRHPIVLREDAHRRVNICGVTWCTVATVEELWRLVQSGMEQRRSGTTTANEHSSRSHAVLSLRITDSKNPDFTGTVNFVDLAGSERAADTAAHDRLTRLEGAEINKSLLALKECIRALDEKKKHVPFRGSRLTEVLRASFTGNSKTVMIAAVSPSSVNHEHTNNTLRYAFRVKGLSIPSLGPSKARNAPRLYLPVARSRSRAAAAAATNEPTSTSAVAECSFNTKPPDEAASPPRPRRARRRRYAYKKAHEPQSEIGILDTNESFTSDTATESPRPRMRIAQRARPHKVGRNSMGSSTSAKQQKMCSLVPYIMESLSLRRTRQRTLKEHLPPPRAAPSICESSDLLLANVSDIDSKSRALVEMVLPHVKGVTRHPSSLTSVDVAALEQRLTLQIIAQLRLDLGQQLEEVLMEKDTTIAALRSENEKLRQVLDKAEKDEQFYGCSPRDGEVQKRPAILPALVYPSSPSILQEQLSSGVSTASVGDEAPLHVLSE